One genomic region from Cucumis melo cultivar AY chromosome 9, USDA_Cmelo_AY_1.0, whole genome shotgun sequence encodes:
- the LOC103482864 gene encoding protein BRANCHLESS TRICHOME, with protein sequence MEDEMNDDNTNSPSWKLYENPFYITPSHHHHHRHHRHQTSHKSSINTNNNNQLQFYCLKFSSSSSSSSNSCDLFPTKRRMDSELDLARSQIVELKTQLRYERKARKKLESLTKRLAKELDEERKQREAMEGLCQELAREISSHEAQIDLMKKEIEDERKMLRLAEVLREERVQMKLAEVKIVFEHMLSEIESGTTTNNNTTTTAIFSDFSTKLKHTVADNNPSANSDNNNADGDDDDESSLRESMRSDAIACRNMGVRRSISPEMENNNPHIVRGIKGFVEFRRVVRTKGSKLSRDSEAKLECQKAQLKVLLKQKHTLRSDNLIIT encoded by the exons ATGGAGGATGAGATGAATGATGATAATACTAATTCTCCAAGCTGGAAACTTTATGAAAACCCTTTTTATATTACCCCttctcatcatcatcatcaccgTCATCATCGTCATCAAACTTCTCATAAATCCTCCATTaacaccaacaacaacaaccaaCTTCAATTTTATTGcttgaaattttcttcttcttcttcttcttcttctaattctTGTGATCTATTTCCTACTAAAAGGCGAATGGATTCAGAGCTCGATCTCGCCCGAAGCCAGATCGTAGAGCTCAAGACCCAGCTTCGGTACGAACGCAAGGCTCGTAAAAAGCTCGAGTCTTTGACGAAGAGACTTGCTAAGGAACTTGATGAAGAGAGGAAACAAAGGGAAGCGATGGAAGGACTTTGTCAAGAACTTGCAAGAGAGATTTCTTCTCATGAAGCTCAGATAGATCTGATGAAGAAAGAGATTGAAGATGAGAGAAAGATGCTCag GTTGGCTGAGGTTTTACGAGAAGAGAGAGTTCAAATGAAGCTTGCAGAAGTAAAAATTGTCTTCGAACATATGCTTTCAGAGATTGAATCAGGAACAACCACCAACAATAACACCACCACCACCGCCATTTTTTCCGACTTTTCTACCAAACTAAAACACACGGTTGCCGACAATAACCCGTCTGCGAATTCAGACAACAACAATGCCGATGGCGATGATGACGACGAATCTTCCCTAAGAGAATCAATGAGATCGGACGCTATCGCGTGCAGAAACATGGGGGTCCGAAGAAGTATCTCGCCGGAGATGGAAAATAATAATCCTCACATTGTAAGAGGAATTAAAGGGTTTGTGGAATTCCGGCGAGTGGTTCGAACAAAAGGGTCTAAATTAAGTAGAGATTCAGAGGCGAAATTGGAGTGTCAAAAAGCTCAGCTTAAAGTTCTTCTCAAACAAAAACATACTCTCAGATCCGACAACCTCATTATTACCTAA
- the LOC103482865 gene encoding uncharacterized protein At3g28850 gives MGCASSHLLNHDDDFPQLGSAALTHHFVSLTSTTYGLLNLDPPSAAAPPPLPIPVKSLRSDPEVINSWELMDGLDADSFRFSLLSQSKQFALKNDIDSNKENSNPNLPTQIVESSVLRPSSRPAAAAAPVAIPSPVKHLLDRYETLCPPSGENRVVVYTTTLRGIRKTFEECNAVRAAMEGAGVQICERDVSMDRGFREELKELMKGRGQEAMVPPRVFIRGKYIGDGEKVLKMVEEGVLGELLEGLPKIKAGSVCEGCGNARFLPCFQCNGSCKLVMGVKKEGHHRHGRKGIVVKCPDCNENGLVLCPICS, from the exons ATGGGTTGTGCTTCTTCTCATCTTCTCAATCACGACGATGATTTCCCCCAACTTGGTTCCGCTGCTCTCACCCATCACTTCGTTTCCCTCACTTCCACCACTTATGGCCTTCTTAACCTCGACCCGCCTTCCGCCGCTGCCCCACCTCCCCTCCCTATCCCCGTCAAGTCCCTTCGCTCCGACCCTGAGGTTATCAATTCTTGGGAGCTCATGGATGGCCTTGATGCTGATAGCTTtcgtttctctcttctctctcaaTCCAAACAATTTGCTCTCAAGAATGATATTGATTCCAATAAGGAGAATTCCAACCCCAATTTGCCCACCCAGATCGTCGAATCATCTGTTCTCCGACCGTCGTCTCGACCcgctgctgctgctgctcccgtcGCGATTCCCTCTCCGGTTAAACATTTGCTTGACAG GTATGAGACACTCTGCCCACCAAGCGGGGAGAATCGGGTGGTGGTGTACACGACAACGTTACGAGGGATAAGAAAGACATTCGAGGAGTGCAACGCAGTGAGAGCAGCGATGGAAGGCGCTGGAGTGCAAATCTGCGAGCGAGACGTGTCAATGGATCGCGGGTTCAGAGAAGAGTTAAAGGAATTGATGAAAGGGAGAGGGCAAGAAGCGATGGTACCTCCAAGAGTGTTCATAAGAGGGAAGTACATTGGGGATGGAGAAAAGGTATTGAAAATGGTAGAAGAAGGAGTTTTAGGGGAATTGCTTGAAGGGTTACCCAAAATCAAAGCTGGGTCTGTTTGTGAAGGTTGTGGGAATGCAAGATTTTTGCCATGTTTTCAATGCAATGGGAGCTGTAAATTGGTAATGGGAGTGAAAAAGGAAGGGCATCATAGACATGGCAGGAAAGGTATTGTTGTCAAATGCCCTGATTGTAATGAGAATGGCCTTGTTCTTTGCCCCATTTGCAGCTAA